The Punica granatum isolate Tunisia-2019 chromosome 4, ASM765513v2, whole genome shotgun sequence genome has a window encoding:
- the LOC116203455 gene encoding putative disease resistance protein At1g50180 → MADSIVLFIVERLGDLLLEECKSLHGLRDQVEEIRTELRRMRCFLKDADSRQGSDERVRNWVSEIREVAYDAEDLIENFIIENAAKGRDSCASEILGRLACFIGEGVARLRLGFHIGSLTDRISRLTSSLRTYGIRELKEGDCSSSLNEKLREGRRTYPHMVEHDVVGVEEKVDELVAQLAVDNQTHSHHQVIAVCGMGGLGKTTLAKKVYHDSRIRWHFDCFAWSYISQQFKKRDIWEGILFNLMAPTRDERAEILHMKDEEVAEKLHGVLQRRTCLVVLDDLWSAQDWNSLRPAFPKQNTRCKILLTSRKRTVALHVDPSCFLLEPKCLSEEHSWELLEKVAFSGRSTRSDNNSLKELGKEMVKSCSGLPLAIVVLGGVLATKSTLGEWHAVNNNIKSYIRGNKEEEEDDGGLSKVLGLSFEDLPYQLKPCFLHVGHFPEDFEIPKKQLIHVWIAEGFITAPPDSDGADINQETLEDVAERYLTELANRCVLQVAKRTSTGRIRSCRIHDLMRDMCLMKAKQESFLETINLRHRSQASDSASSSKLSGSTASLVQARRLTILLKQVFNDFVHSQYPRIRSLVYFNENECEVQKWEQIKSLFKDFKFLRVLVLEGIVGPDKKLPKEIGKLLHLRFLSIRNTEIDELPKSIGDLRFLQTLDARYASASARRQKVFIPNVLHKMRALRHLYLPRRCSTDKGQKLRLDNLNNLQTLVNFPDEICDVKQLGNLSSLRKLQLCDPDCIQEFVEIFRDQTVKLFNLQTLYLTNNKYVGNNWNIQYLPQPYTVNLEPLFSGCQNLYKLRVDGLLRNLPAPNQLPQNLTRLILFWSELDEDPMPVLGTLPNLMTLHLWRRVYLGKKMVFPARSFPQLKRLEFWALPHLEEIEVEEEAMPSLTKFEISNCVHLKEIPEGLKFMASLQELEIRYMPMQFQVRLNPGGDDFDKVQHLCVTFI, encoded by the exons ATGGCTGATTCCATAGTCCTTTTCATAGTGGAAAGGCTCGGCGACTTGCTCCTAGAGGAGTGCAAGTCACTGCACGGATTAAGAGACCAGGTGGAGGAGATTAGGACGGAGCTGAGGCGGATGCGGTGCTTCTTGAAAGACGCGGACTCGAGGCAGGGTTCGGATGAGCGGGTCCGCAACTGGGTCTCCGAGATCAGAGAGGTCGCCTACGATGCAGAGGACCTTATCGAGAACTTCATTATTGAAAATGCTGCCAAGGGGAGAGATTCCTGCGCCAGCGAGATCCTCGGAAGGTTGGCTTGCTTCATCGGCGAGGGGGTGGCCCGCCTCAGGCTCGGGTTCCACATCGGGTCACTCACTGATAGGATTTCCAGGCTCACATCGAGCTTGCGGACCTATGGGATAAGGGAACTAAAGGAAGGAGACTGCTCGAGCTCCCTCAACGAGAAGCTGAGGGAGGGGAGGCGGACTTATCCCCACATGGTCGAGCACGATGTGGTTGGGGTGGAGGAGAAAGTGGACGAACTCGTCGCTCAGTTGGCGGTTGACAACCAGACCCACTCCCACCACCAAGTCATTGCGGTTTGCGGGATGGGTGGGCTGGGAAAGACAACCTTGGCGAAGAAGGTATACCATGACTCTAGGATAAGATGGCACTTCGACTGCTTCGCCTGGTCCTACATTTCTCAACAGTTCAAGAAGAGAGACATATGGGAGGGGATCCTGTTCAACCTCATGGCCCCGACCCGGGATGAGAGGGCTGAAATCCTACACATGAAGGATGAGGAGGTTGCAGAGAAGCTCCATGGAGTCCTGCAAAGGCGGACTTGTCTGGTGGTTCTCGACGATCTTTGGAGTGCCCAGGACTGGAACAGCCTAAGGCCCGCTTTCCCGAAACAAAACACACGCTGCAAGATCCTGCTCACCTCGCGCAAGAGGACAGTGGCTCTCCATGTGGACCCCTCATGCTTCCTACTCGAGCCCAAGTGTCTAAGCGAGGAGCACAGCTGGGAGCTGCTCGAGAAGGTTGCATTCTCGGGAAGAAGCACGAGATCAG ATAACAACAGCTTAAAGGAACTGGGGAAGGAGATGGTGAAAAGCTGTTCTGGTCTACCACTGGCCATTGTCGTGCTCGGAGGAGTTTTGGCTACTAAGAGCACTTTGGGTGAGTGGCATGCCGTGAACAACAACATCAAGTCATACATCAGAGGGAAtaaggaagaggaggaagatgatggCGGGTTATCGAAAGTTCTGGGCCTGAGCTTCGAGGACTTGCCCTACCAATTAAAGCCATGCTTCCTCCATGTTGGCCATTTTCCGGAAGATTTCGAGATACCTAAGAAGCAACTGATCCATGTGTGGATAGCAGAAGGATTTATTACGGCACCTCCAGACTCGGATGGAGCAGATATCAACCAGGAAACGTTGGAGGATGTTGCGGAACGATACTTGACTGAATTGGCGAATAGGTGTGTCCTCCAAGTGGCCAAGCGGACCTCAACTGGCAGGATCCGTAGCTGCAGGATTCATGATCTGATGCGTGACATGTGCCTGATGAAGGCAAAGCAGGAAAGTTTCCTTGAGACCATCAACCTTCGGCACCGAAGCCAAGCATCTGACTCGGCCTCCAGCTCCAAATTGTCAGGATCAACGGCATCTCTTGTTCAAGCACGGCGGCTCACTATTCTCTTGAAGCAAGTGTTCAACGATTTTGTCCATTCACAATACCCTCGCATTAGATCTCTCGTCTACTTCAACGAAAATGAATGTGAGGTGCAGAAATGGGAGCAGATCAAGTCCCTGTTCAAGGACTTCAAGTTTCTGAGGGTCTTGGTACTTGAAGGAATTGTCGGCCCAGACAAAAAGTTGCCCAAGGAGATCGGGAAGCTGCTGCACCTGAGGTTCTTAAGCATAAGAAACACTGAAATAGATGAACTTCCGAAGTCCATCGGCGATCTGAGGTTCCTGCAGACGCTCGATGCACGATATGCCAGCGCATCTGCCCGGAGACAGAAG GTATTTATACCAAATGTTCTGCACAAGATGAGAGCATTGAGGCATCTTTACCTGCCAAGAAGGTGCAGCACTGATAAAGGGCAGAAGCTTCGATTAGACAACCTGAACAACCTGCAGACACTTGTGAACTTTCCTGATGAGATTTGTGATGTGAAACAGCTCGGTAATTTGTCCAGTCTGAGGAAACTGCAATTATGCGATCCGGATTGTATTCAAGAGTTCGTGGAGATCTTCAGAGACCAGACAGTCAAGTTGTTCAATCTTCAAACCTTATACTTGACCAACAACAAGTATGTTGGTAACAATTGGAATATACAATATCTTCCCCAGCCCTACACGGTGAATCTAGAGCCATTATTCTCGGGTTGTCAGAACCTCTACAAGCTGCGTGTAGATGGACTACTGAGGAACTTACCAGCACCCAATCAACTACCTCAGAACCTCACCAGGTTGATCCTATTCTGGTCTGAGCTGGATGAAGACCCAATGCCTGTGCTTGGTACGCTTCCGAACTTGATGACGCTTCACCTGTGGCGGAGAGTTTACCTTGGTAAGAAGATGGTTTTTCCTGCAAGAAGCTTTCCTCAGTTGAAACGACTAGAGTTCTGGGCCCTACCTCACCTGGAAGAGATCGAGGTGGAGGAGGAAGCCATGCCCAGTCTAACAAAGTTTGAGATCTCAAATTGCGTTCATCTCAAGGAGATCCCAGAGGGGCTGAAATTCATGGCCTCGCTTCAGGAACTAGAGATCAGATACATGCCAATGCAATTCCAGGTCAGGCTTAATCCAGGAGGAGATGATTTCGACAAAGTGCAGCACCTGTGTGTGACATTTATATAG